One Verrucomicrobiaceae bacterium genomic window carries:
- a CDS encoding galactose mutarotase translates to MLRTALFSIFLATSALLHGAGAAGVSSQPWGATAGLGEEVRLYTLRNDKGMEARVTNYGAILVSLIAPDRQGHFADVVLGFDSLAGYMGKHPGFGITVGRYANRIGGASFKLFGHEVRVTPNSGKNHIHGGVENFSRKVWKASPMQFEGNPAVELKYTSPDGEEGYPGTLHCSVIYALSADNTLIIKYHATTSKTTVVNLTNHSYFNLAGEGSGDVLAQEIMIAATEYTPTDDALIPTGDFATVVGTPLEFNVPLPIGLRIDSDFSALKQGKGYDHNYILARGTGLRLAAKARDAKSGRVMTVLTTEPGVQFYTGNHLKGILGKQGHTYGKRHGFCLETQHYPDSPNQPAFPSTVLHPGDVYQSTTTFQFSTE, encoded by the coding sequence ATGCTCCGCACCGCTCTTTTTTCCATCTTTCTCGCCACGTCGGCTCTTCTGCACGGCGCAGGGGCTGCAGGAGTGAGCTCGCAGCCCTGGGGTGCCACCGCAGGCCTGGGAGAAGAGGTGCGGCTCTACACCCTCCGTAATGACAAAGGCATGGAGGCCCGCGTGACGAATTACGGTGCCATCCTCGTCTCCCTGATTGCCCCAGACCGCCAGGGGCACTTTGCAGACGTGGTGCTGGGTTTTGACTCGCTAGCGGGCTATATGGGGAAGCATCCCGGCTTTGGCATCACCGTGGGTCGCTACGCAAACCGCATCGGCGGTGCCAGCTTCAAGCTCTTTGGCCATGAGGTGCGTGTGACACCCAATTCGGGGAAAAACCACATCCACGGCGGCGTGGAAAACTTCTCGCGCAAAGTATGGAAGGCATCTCCCATGCAGTTCGAGGGCAATCCCGCTGTCGAATTGAAGTACACCAGTCCAGACGGCGAGGAGGGATACCCTGGCACCCTCCATTGCTCCGTCATCTATGCTCTCAGCGCGGATAATACGCTGATCATCAAATACCACGCCACCACCAGCAAGACCACCGTGGTGAACCTCACCAACCACAGTTACTTCAATCTCGCGGGCGAGGGATCTGGCGATGTGCTGGCGCAGGAGATCATGATCGCCGCCACCGAGTACACGCCTACGGATGATGCACTGATTCCCACGGGTGATTTTGCGACAGTGGTGGGCACTCCATTGGAGTTCAATGTGCCGCTACCCATCGGTCTGCGCATCGACTCCGACTTTTCAGCACTGAAGCAGGGCAAAGGCTATGATCACAATTACATCCTAGCCAGGGGCACCGGCTTGCGGCTCGCCGCAAAGGCCCGCGACGCGAAAAGTGGCCGCGTCATGACGGTGCTCACCACGGAGCCTGGAGTGCAGTTTTACACCGGCAATCACCTCAAAGGCATCCTCGGCAAACAAGGCCACACCTACGGGAAGCGTCACGGCTTCTGCCTCGAAACACAGCATTACCCCGATAGCCCGAACCAGCCCGCCTTCCCCAGCACTGTGCTGCATCCGGGCGATGTGTATCAGAGCACCACCACCTTCCAGTTCAGCACCGAGTGA
- a CDS encoding DUF1501 domain-containing protein yields MLLHSRRSFLQTSACGFGSLALSALGSPLANKRSHHAPRAKRVIFLFMQGGVSHVDSYDYKPRLLKDDGKIIEVMDSRAVAKTGKGALQRVMKPLWDFQQHGETGHWASNLFPNINRHIDDLCFLHGMHTEGVAHGPATLFLHTGTTSNVRPSMGAWVMYGLGAENDNLPGFVTISPSLGNGGPRNYGTAFLPAVFQGTPVGRSGLPARESGIKNITNSIWTPEQQRKQFSLLQSLNAQQAARAMPGDTDIDAVIRSYELAARMQMNAPGVLDLAGESEATQKLYGIDDPKTENFGRQCLMARRLAEQGVRYIQVNYGDNSNNPAWDQHSNLPKHGDHAAAVDKPIAGLLDDLKQRGLLEDTIVWWGGEFGRTPYAEKNGTGRDHNPLGFTVWMAGGGFKPGLSYGETDEIGHMAVDGKVHMHDLHATILHQLGLDHEKLTFRHAGRDFRLTDIHGHVVKEVLA; encoded by the coding sequence ATGCTTCTCCATTCACGACGTTCCTTTTTGCAGACCTCCGCCTGCGGCTTTGGCTCGCTGGCGCTTTCTGCGCTAGGTAGCCCGCTGGCGAATAAGCGCTCCCACCACGCACCACGGGCAAAGCGAGTGATTTTCCTCTTCATGCAGGGCGGTGTGAGCCATGTGGACAGCTATGACTACAAGCCGCGCCTGCTCAAAGACGACGGCAAGATCATCGAAGTCATGGACTCCCGCGCAGTGGCCAAGACGGGCAAAGGTGCCCTGCAACGCGTGATGAAACCGCTGTGGGACTTCCAGCAGCACGGTGAGACGGGCCACTGGGCCTCAAATCTCTTTCCGAACATCAATCGCCACATCGACGACCTGTGCTTCCTGCACGGCATGCACACAGAAGGCGTGGCCCATGGGCCTGCGACGCTGTTTTTGCACACTGGCACCACCAGCAATGTGCGGCCCAGCATGGGTGCGTGGGTGATGTATGGCCTGGGTGCAGAAAATGACAATCTGCCCGGCTTTGTCACCATCAGCCCCTCCCTCGGCAATGGTGGACCGCGGAACTACGGCACCGCCTTTCTCCCCGCTGTCTTCCAGGGCACGCCCGTAGGCCGCAGTGGCCTGCCAGCGAGGGAAAGCGGCATCAAAAACATCACCAACAGCATCTGGACGCCGGAGCAGCAGCGGAAGCAGTTCAGTCTGCTGCAATCGCTCAATGCCCAGCAAGCCGCCCGCGCCATGCCCGGTGACACCGACATCGACGCCGTGATCCGCAGCTATGAGCTAGCCGCACGCATGCAGATGAATGCCCCCGGTGTGCTCGATCTCGCTGGCGAGTCAGAGGCCACGCAGAAGCTCTACGGCATCGACGATCCCAAGACGGAAAACTTTGGCCGTCAGTGCCTCATGGCCCGCCGCCTCGCCGAGCAGGGCGTGCGCTACATCCAGGTCAATTATGGCGATAACTCGAACAATCCCGCCTGGGACCAGCACAGCAATCTACCGAAGCACGGCGACCACGCCGCCGCCGTCGATAAACCCATCGCTGGCCTGCTCGATGACCTGAAGCAGCGCGGCCTGCTGGAGGACACCATCGTCTGGTGGGGCGGTGAATTCGGCCGCACACCCTACGCCGAGAAAAATGGCACGGGCCGCGATCACAATCCGCTCGGCTTCACCGTGTGGATGGCCGGTGGTGGCTTTAAGCCGGGCCTCTCCTATGGCGAGACAGACGAGATCGGCCACATGGCCGTCGATGGCAAAGTCCACATGCATGATCTGCACGCTACCATCCTGCACCAGCTCGGCCTGGATCATGAGAAGCTCACCTTCCGCCACGCTGGGCGCGATTTCCGCCTCACGGATATCCACGGCCATGTGGTGAAGGAAGTGCTCGCGTGA
- a CDS encoding glycoside hydrolase family 3 protein, producing MPDSKLLGQLLLMGVPGAELDSETAARLKKLQPGGFILFGRNIQSPTQLRKLIDDLRDISDIEPFITIDQEGGRVSRLRLIGEEPPNAQSLRDKGEPELIRRHGKLTGQVLRHFGFNLDLCPVLDISYDDAADNSLKGRTYGRDPQQVIDNAGIFNRAMRKEGILSCGKHFPGYGPAECDPHEFLPVITKSREEMEKSELLPYSALLPELDSVMTCHSNYTAYDPDRGRWPASLSYNIVTKLLRHQYAFDGLAMTDDLDMGAILNEVTFEQAIQEAVRAGNDLVMICHRVEMVEQARQHLEGVEAPAIHDALARIEKTKKRLVQPDKFDLDRFAAINRDIWQLRVDTLGEERAKLLSVEDGKRSPVELY from the coding sequence ATGCCTGACTCCAAACTCCTCGGCCAGCTCCTCCTCATGGGAGTGCCTGGCGCTGAACTCGACTCCGAAACCGCTGCCCGCCTGAAAAAGCTCCAGCCCGGCGGCTTCATCCTCTTTGGTCGGAACATTCAGAGCCCCACACAGCTCCGTAAGCTCATCGACGACTTGCGTGACATCTCCGACATCGAGCCCTTCATCACCATCGACCAGGAAGGTGGGCGTGTCTCTCGCCTGCGCCTCATCGGCGAAGAGCCGCCGAATGCGCAATCCCTCCGCGACAAAGGCGAGCCCGAGCTGATCCGCCGCCATGGCAAGCTCACAGGGCAGGTTTTGCGCCACTTCGGCTTCAATCTCGATCTGTGCCCGGTTTTGGACATCAGCTACGACGATGCAGCGGATAACTCGCTCAAAGGCCGCACCTATGGCCGTGATCCGCAGCAGGTGATCGACAACGCGGGCATCTTTAACCGTGCCATGCGCAAAGAAGGCATCCTCAGCTGTGGCAAGCACTTCCCTGGCTACGGCCCTGCGGAGTGTGATCCGCATGAGTTCCTGCCAGTGATCACCAAAAGCCGTGAGGAGATGGAAAAGAGCGAGCTGCTGCCCTACTCCGCGCTGCTGCCAGAGCTTGATAGCGTGATGACCTGTCACAGCAACTACACCGCCTACGATCCAGACCGTGGTCGCTGGCCAGCTAGCCTCAGCTACAACATCGTCACCAAGCTGCTGCGGCATCAATACGCCTTCGACGGCCTAGCCATGACCGACGACCTCGATATGGGAGCCATTCTCAATGAAGTCACCTTTGAGCAGGCGATCCAGGAAGCTGTGCGTGCAGGCAATGACCTAGTCATGATCTGCCACCGCGTCGAAATGGTGGAGCAGGCACGTCAGCATCTGGAAGGCGTGGAGGCCCCCGCCATTCACGATGCGCTGGCACGGATCGAAAAGACCAAAAAGCGCCTCGTGCAGCCAGATAAGTTCGATCTCGACCGCTTTGCGGCCATCAATCGCGACATCTGGCAGCTCCGCGTCGATACCCTGGGCGAGGAGCGTGCGAAGCTGCTCAGTGTCGAAGACGGCAAGCGCTCCCCTGTGGAGCTGTATTGA
- a CDS encoding DUF4080 domain-containing protein, with protein MPDIVLATLNAKYIHASFGLRCLMANLGELRDRAELLEFVIQQQPLEIAEAILMREPRIVGFGVYIWNVTQTTEVVALLKRLRPELIVILGGPEVSHETEGQPIVALADHVITGEADVKFASVCGELLRGDASMSRIIPAELPPLAQLASPYELYTDSDLAHRVIYVEASRGCPFTCEFCLSSLDIPVRAFPLESFLAAMQRLLDRGAMQFKFVDRTFNLHLPTSTAILQFFLDRWREGLFLHFEMVPDRLPEGLRALIRQFPPGAVQFEVGIQTFDDEASKNISRRQNLERLADNFRFLREETGVHIHADLIVGLPGEGVESFGRGFDRLLRLGPQEIQVGILKRLRGTPITRHDAEYGMIYAAHPPYEILATRDIPFEQMQRMRRFARYWDMVANSGHFTGTLALMWQDVPSPFEQFMSFSEWLHAKLGRTHQIALQVLARALFDYLTAEKGIDPALATSTLEIDWYRSPGRETLNLRGSAKIAPAAAKTAAKRQARHTPQQA; from the coding sequence ATGCCGGACATCGTTCTCGCCACGCTCAATGCGAAATACATCCACGCCTCATTCGGGCTACGCTGCCTCATGGCCAATCTGGGCGAGCTACGCGACCGCGCAGAGCTGCTGGAGTTCGTCATTCAACAGCAGCCCTTAGAAATCGCGGAGGCGATCCTGATGCGGGAGCCACGCATCGTCGGATTTGGCGTGTACATCTGGAATGTGACGCAGACGACCGAGGTGGTGGCACTGCTGAAGCGGCTACGCCCGGAGCTAATCGTCATCCTCGGTGGGCCGGAGGTCTCGCATGAGACGGAGGGGCAGCCTATCGTGGCGCTGGCGGATCATGTCATCACGGGTGAGGCGGATGTGAAATTCGCGTCCGTGTGTGGGGAGCTGTTGCGTGGAGATGCTTCGATGAGCCGGATCATTCCGGCGGAATTGCCACCACTGGCGCAGCTCGCATCACCGTATGAGCTTTATACAGACAGTGATTTAGCCCATCGAGTGATCTATGTGGAGGCATCCCGCGGTTGCCCCTTTACGTGTGAGTTCTGCCTCTCGTCGCTGGATATTCCAGTGCGGGCATTTCCGCTGGAGTCCTTTCTCGCGGCGATGCAGCGGCTGCTCGATCGTGGGGCCATGCAGTTCAAGTTTGTGGATCGTACCTTCAATCTGCATTTGCCCACCAGCACGGCGATTTTGCAGTTCTTTCTCGACCGCTGGCGTGAGGGATTGTTCCTGCACTTTGAGATGGTGCCAGATCGGCTGCCAGAGGGGCTGCGGGCACTCATTCGGCAATTTCCGCCCGGAGCGGTGCAGTTTGAGGTGGGCATCCAGACCTTTGATGATGAGGCATCGAAAAACATCAGCCGCAGGCAGAATCTGGAGCGCTTGGCGGATAATTTCCGCTTCCTGCGGGAGGAAACCGGCGTCCACATCCATGCGGACCTCATCGTCGGACTGCCAGGGGAGGGGGTGGAGAGCTTTGGGCGTGGTTTTGACCGCCTGCTGCGCCTAGGGCCGCAGGAGATCCAAGTAGGCATCCTCAAGCGCCTACGCGGCACACCGATCACGCGGCATGATGCGGAGTACGGCATGATTTACGCTGCGCATCCGCCATACGAGATCCTCGCCACGCGTGACATTCCCTTTGAGCAGATGCAGCGCATGCGGCGCTTTGCCCGCTATTGGGACATGGTGGCCAATAGTGGCCATTTCACCGGTACACTGGCCCTGATGTGGCAGGATGTGCCTTCGCCCTTTGAGCAATTCATGAGCTTCAGCGAGTGGTTGCATGCCAAACTGGGCCGCACGCACCAGATCGCGCTGCAAGTGCTCGCTCGGGCACTCTTTGACTACCTCACGGCGGAAAAAGGCATCGATCCGGCACTCGCTACGTCCACCTTGGAAATCGACTGGTACCGCTCTCCAGGCCGGGAAACGCTCAATCTCCGTGGGAGTGCCAAAATAGCCCCCGCAGCCGCAAAAACCGCCGCGAAGCGCCAGGCACGGCACACGCCGCAGCAGGCGTGA
- a CDS encoding DUF1549 domain-containing protein, translating into MESNPPPAASLFVLLRNAALLIGLAVGLGGAVWVLGMPQMASRPLAAVDPEVKNAAKAVDAAFEADWAAKGLTPVAKADSLTLARRLSLALTGSIPSLEELRAAEAVREGDFASLWLERLLSDRRSSDYLAERLTRVLVGTENGPFLIYRRRRLVEWLSEALMKNRPYDQIVRELITANGMWTTNPAVNFISVTNENKKGPDEVKLAARVSRAFLATRIDCVQCHDGKLGSAWKQTDFHQLAAFFGQAGFALNGLRDDPKSRYQNRYLGETKEHAIAAQVPWRPDLLPQKGSPRQQLATWITAGENHAFSRAIVNRMWALLLNRPLIMPVDDISHTGPWPPGLEVLAQDFAAHGYDLRRLIRVIASTRVFQMRSDSGDPEHPVTALAEQSWAAFPVTRLRPEQMAGSVIQAASLTTLDADTHVLFRLKRDADIANFVKRYGDTGEDDFTDGGGTIPQRLLLMNGNMVTDNVRDNPLLNAPSRIRLLAPDTRRAVEAAFLAVFTRRPTAAEAAHFESLLAAAAGAQVRDNIMSDLFWTLMNATEFSWNH; encoded by the coding sequence ATGGAATCGAATCCACCACCTGCTGCATCCCTGTTTGTTTTGCTACGCAATGCAGCGTTGCTCATCGGATTGGCCGTGGGGCTGGGAGGGGCTGTGTGGGTGCTAGGCATGCCCCAGATGGCGAGTAGGCCGCTGGCGGCGGTGGACCCAGAAGTGAAAAATGCCGCGAAGGCCGTGGACGCGGCTTTTGAGGCGGATTGGGCGGCTAAGGGGCTCACGCCTGTCGCGAAGGCGGATTCGCTCACGCTTGCTCGTAGGCTGTCGCTGGCTCTGACGGGTAGTATTCCGTCTTTGGAGGAGTTGCGGGCTGCGGAGGCCGTGCGGGAAGGGGATTTTGCTTCGCTCTGGCTTGAGCGACTTTTGAGTGACCGGCGCAGCAGTGATTATCTCGCCGAGCGGCTCACGCGGGTGCTCGTGGGGACGGAAAATGGGCCGTTTTTGATCTATCGGCGTCGTAGGCTGGTAGAGTGGCTCAGTGAGGCCCTGATGAAAAACCGGCCCTACGACCAGATCGTGCGAGAGCTCATCACGGCCAATGGCATGTGGACGACCAATCCGGCGGTGAACTTCATCAGCGTGACCAACGAGAACAAAAAGGGGCCGGATGAGGTGAAGCTGGCTGCCCGTGTGAGCCGTGCCTTCCTCGCCACACGCATCGACTGTGTGCAGTGCCATGATGGGAAGCTCGGTAGCGCCTGGAAGCAGACGGATTTCCATCAACTGGCGGCGTTTTTCGGCCAAGCTGGATTCGCTCTCAATGGACTGCGGGATGACCCCAAAAGCCGGTATCAGAACCGCTACCTCGGAGAGACCAAGGAGCACGCCATCGCAGCGCAGGTGCCGTGGCGGCCCGATTTGCTGCCACAGAAGGGCAGCCCACGGCAGCAACTGGCCACATGGATCACTGCGGGTGAAAACCATGCCTTTTCCCGTGCCATCGTGAATCGTATGTGGGCGCTGCTTTTGAATCGGCCACTCATCATGCCGGTGGATGACATCTCGCACACGGGACCGTGGCCTCCCGGTCTGGAGGTGCTGGCGCAGGACTTCGCCGCGCATGGCTATGATCTGCGGCGGCTCATCCGCGTGATCGCAAGCACGCGTGTCTTTCAGATGCGTAGCGACAGTGGTGATCCTGAGCATCCCGTCACGGCGCTGGCGGAGCAGAGCTGGGCCGCTTTCCCAGTCACGCGACTGCGTCCAGAGCAGATGGCTGGCAGTGTCATCCAGGCTGCCTCACTGACTACGCTGGATGCAGATACGCATGTGCTCTTCCGTCTGAAGCGTGATGCTGACATCGCGAATTTTGTGAAACGCTATGGCGATACAGGTGAGGATGATTTCACGGATGGAGGAGGCACCATCCCGCAGCGCCTACTGCTGATGAATGGCAACATGGTCACTGATAACGTGCGTGATAATCCGCTCCTGAATGCGCCTTCACGCATTCGTTTGTTGGCGCCGGATACTCGCCGTGCGGTGGAGGCTGCGTTTTTGGCTGTTTTTACCCGGAGGCCCACTGCGGCGGAGGCTGCGCACTTTGAGTCGCTGCTGGCAGCGGCGGCGGGGGCTCAAGTGCGTGATAACATCATGTCGGACCTGTTTTGGACGCTGATGAATGCCACCGAGTTCTCTTGGAATCACTGA